A window of Halichoerus grypus chromosome 15, mHalGry1.hap1.1, whole genome shotgun sequence genomic DNA:
GCAGTCTGCTTAGGCATGCTCCTGTGCGCCCTTTGCTGTCCCTAAGAACTGGccagcacgggggggggggggggggggcaatctCTCCCCAGCCAGAAAGGCTTCTGAAGATGTGAAAACATCATAATGTGCAGAAAATAGGTTATGTAAATGATCAATTATATGTGTGAATACGTGTATTTACCCAGTAGAATACTACACAGCTATGACGACAAGTTAACTACAGCTAAGGACGACGAGGAGGACTCTTACAGAACCGAGGGAAAGAGCACAAAGGATACCGTAGGATTCCCCACCCCAGGGGACCCGCTTTCTCTGGAGTTTTAACGCCTGCGACCACTTCCACTTAAATGAAAGTCACAGCAAACAGCCCAGTCGCAGGGGCCTCCACTAGGTGCTGCGAAGGTCTGACTGGGCAGCCCCCACGGCGGTTCGTCCCGCCCGCCTCCCGGCCCGGCAGGAACGGAACCGCCGATGGAGGGACAAGGCAGGTCTGCGCGTTTTAGCGTCTCCACGGTTTTGGCTTTGTCAGGTTGTTTCTTCATGACCAACTCTCCGTCATTCTCCGCAGGAATGATGCGCAGGCATGCCACAGCTTTCTCGCACGGGACGCCGTTGCGAATCCGCCCCGCCAACCGCCAGCCCTAAACTGAGCCCTCCCTCGCCCAGGCACCACGTCCCCTCCTCGCTCTTGCCACTACCAAGATGGCGCCAACGGCCCCACCACGCTGGCCGCGGCGCGAGGCCTCCGGACCAAGGGGGTGTGACCGCGTAGCCGCCAGCCAATGGGGAGGCGGCGCGGGCCGCAGCCAATGGGGAGGCGGCGCGGGCCGCAGCCAATGGGGAGGCGGCGCGGGCCGCAGCCAATGGGGAGGTCGCGCGGGCCGGGTGCCGGGAGCCGCAGAAGGGATGTAGTGTTGCCGCCATGTCGGAATCGCGCTCGCAGGACGCTGCCTCGGACTTGGGGTCCGGGAGCCGCAGGAGGACATGGGCCGAGCTGCTGGGTAAGAGCGCGCCGGAGCCGCGGGCGTGGGTGGTGCCGGGCCCTGAGACCCCTTCCCGCCCCAGCCTCCGCCGGCCCGGTCCCCGGCCCCTCCTTGCCCCCCAAGACCTCCCGCCTCTCCCGAACCCCGGTCTTCGTCCCCCCGACCTCTGGTCCCGTGGCTCCAGTTCCCTCGGCACTGGCGGGGCTGGCCACCGTCCAGCCGGACGTCCAGGAAGATGGTTGAACGAGGCGGGGAGTTGAAGACTCACCCGAGGCGTCCAGTAGCGCGGGAGGACAGCTTAGCCCCGAACCACAGACGCTCAGGGGACGAGCACCCGCCCCAGGACTCGCAGCGTTTGCGCGGGACTGCTCGCTGGACCAGACTCGACTTGGGTTTCCCCGGCTTTCCCCAGCGTGCCCTTTTTCTGTCCCCGGATCCCACGTAGACTTGACTTGCTGTGTCTCGGTTTCCACCCATGCCTGACAGTTGCCCCTTCCCTGGACATTTGGAGGAGTCTTGGTCCCTCATTGTATAAAATGTCCCTCAGTTGGGTGTGTCTGATGTGCATTTTTCTGGAATGCGTGGGAATTTCCCGTGCAAGTAATGTGTCCCCAGGGTGCATCCGATCAGCGGGTCTAGAATGACCCCGAGTCGACTGACAGGAGATTTTAAGGAGTGCTGTAATTTTGTGGAACTGTTTTTTCCCCTTAGCGGGAAGGGTCAAGAGGCAACGGCAGGGTCTTGGAAGGGAACACGAGCTGCAGGAATCAGCTGTGCGCCTCCTGAGACGCCATCTAAATTTGAACGACCTTTTGCTGGAGGTAAGAGGAAATTGGTTTGGCCTTTGAAGGCAGGTTTCAGTTTGGATGTTTTGCACCCGGCCAAGGCATAGTCTTCCTGAAGAGACACCGAAAAGGCCTTCGGAGTATCTGGTAGAAGCATCCATTTAAATGTTGACTAGGCGAGAAAGAGATGGGGAGCATTTATCTTTTTGGAGATAAAATAAGGTCACAGTGAATTTAGTTTTTCTCAAAAGGCTTTGGtaagtttcactttttaaaaatgtttacctcAAAATATTTGAGACTAGTGCAGTAAgcgagatacagagatacagagagagagaggcagagggagagggagaagcaggcttcccactgagcagggagcccgatgcaggacttgatcccaggaccctgggaccatgacctgagccgaaggcagacgcttaaccatctgagccacgcaggtgccccacaCAGCTTGAATTTTAACTAGAGTTCCTTGTGTTTGGTTTCTAGGTAGAAGGTTCAGCATGTAAAACTCTGTGTCTCAATCAGTTGATGGATCCTGAGGCCTCTGCTGATCTTTCTAGTTCATTCATAGGTAAGTTAGAGCTCAAGTTTCTTAACATACGCAGTTATGGGAGAGCTTTATGTAAAGTGACCTGGACCTCCTTGGGGCGTGTTATAAGGCTGTTATTTAAGCAGCGTTTGACTCAACGTAGGACTCAGAAGCAGTAGGAGCCAGAGTGTCCCTTGGAAAAACATGGAACAGTAATGTGCACCACGTTTACACAAGTGGCAAAAACGGGTTGTGCTAGATCCGAGAGAGCAGACAGGAAGCCAGAAGGAATTTCTGGGGTTGAGAATATTTCAGGATATTTCAATTTGAGAATAATAAGATCAGGGAATTCTATgagaataacaaaaaaatcagttattttctggacattcacatttttattatgaaatgatgGTCATTTCAGAAAGATATTAGCTAAGTCATTAATTTGTTTGAAGTATCAATTAAAATAACCATAAACAAACAGACTCCCCTTGACCACTGATCACTACAGATCTTTGGTGAATCGTACTGATTTTCACTGCCCTGTGTTTGAATTTCACGTCCTAGCGTCATCATTCTGGGGAACCAGGCTCAGCCACACCCCTTGCAACAGAACATAACAAGGCATAAGGCCTTGTATGAAAAGCTCTTGACCTTGactacagaaatataaatagaCCCTTAATTCATGAATTTATTAGTGGCTTTTCTTGTTGAAGATAGTTGCTGTTATACTTACtcatatgatatatgatatataaaacatatatgttatatataaaaaattaaagccttataaataaaaatagacacttttccatGGAGACCATTTGGAAACAAATGGTTAGAAACTAGCATTTTCTGCCTTTCTATTGtgaattctttgtttcttttttctttttaagattatttatttatttatttgacagagagagacacagcgagagagggaacacaagcagggggagtgggagagggagaagcaggcttcccgccgaggaaggagcctaacgcggggctcgatcccaggaccccggggccatgtcccgagccaaaggcagacgcttaacgactgagccaccgaggcgcccctactctgtccatttttgaattgaaattttttttggtgttaaattgtagaagttctttatatattttggatattaaccccttatcagatacatcatttacaaatagcttctcccattcagtaaattgcctttttgtttggttgagggtttccttcactgtggaaAAATAATGGCTAGAAATCAACATTTTCTCTCCTACCATGAATTATTTCTTGACCCCAGTAGTTGATAATTTCTAATATTGTCATTTGGAATCCTTATAACtactattaattattttaatttacatattggTATGCATTTTCAGAGCCCTTAAGATAATGGGCATgtgttagtttccttttcttttcttttttttttttttaaaaaacccccaGTTTTGGAGGTCAAATAAATTAGACAACAATTTGCTTGTAGGCATTATCTTTTTCCAGGCTGTTGAGCATTCTTTATTAAATGCAGACCAGAGGCTAGATACTCAGGAGGCTGGTagctgcagcttttttttttttttttttttaagattttatttatttatttgtcagagagggagagagcacaagcagagggagcggcaggcagagggagaagcaggctccccgctgagcagggagcccgatgcggggcttgatcccaggaccctgagatcatgacctgagctgaaggcagacgcttaatggactgagccacctaggctcccctggTAGCTGCAGCTTAAAAGGCTTTTTAAACCCCAGGTCTTCTATTTTACACGTTGTAGTGTGTctctggctttttgttttgtctttgagGCTCTGCTTTACGGGATGAAGCCTCGAGACTGGGTGTCCCAGTGGCTGTGCTGTCCAGCCAGACAGTGGCCTCCAGCATTGTGCAGATCTGTGCGTCCAGTGGCGAGACCTCCCACAGGGTGCTGCTGAATGCAGAGCAAAGGGTAAGACGCAGCGCCATGAGCTAATGGTGGTTACTCATTACTTTTAAGCTATTTAGGAAAATAGGACATTTCTTTAATATTGTTTCaggtatttgctttttttttttttttttaagatttaatctctcttttcagaagaaaatgtcTTCTTTATTGGAGGTGGCTCAGTATTTATTAGCCCATAGTATGTTCTCTCGTTTCTCCTTCTGTCAAGACCTATGGGAAGTACGGGTAAGTCTGACATTGCAACTCTGACTCTTGGGGTTTCTCAAGCAGTGTTCTGTTGCGCGGAGACAACAGAGTCCCAGCATGTTCTTTAGGGATTCCACCAAGCATCTCATTAAtcatggggcagggagagaaccATTCAGCATATGCCCCTGTGGGTGGGAAAGAGGTATCTTCAATTTCCATATTTGTCAGTATTCAGCCATCATTAGTAATATTTATTAGAATGGACCACAGAAACATGTTCTCTCTTCTTAGGTATAATTATGAACAATTTTCCAGGGTAGTATAATAAActagaaaattataatttaaaaattatttttcttcttttttgaagcttttttttttttaagattttatttatttctttgacagagagagacacagcgagagagggaacacaagcagggggagtgggagagggagaagcaggcttcccgccgagcagggagcccgatatgatgcggggctcgatcccaggaccccgggatcatgacctgagtcaatggcagacgcttaacgactgagccatccaggcgccccttttttgaGGCATTTTGAATTCAGTAGGTTTACAGATTTTTGAATAGTTGAAAGAACTCAAGGTAACTGGTTATTAGATTGTTATTAGTAAGAATATagaaaagggatagaaaaaaCCCAGGTGATGGTGCATTTGTGGTTTCCCCCCATTCTTTTATCCGGCATACGTTACATACGTGTCTACAGATGTGTCAGCACTTGATGGGGTCCCTGTGCTCACAGCTGTCtagctggagggaggggcagccgAATGCCCGTGAGCTGCGGTGACGTAGGTGTCCACAGGTGTGCAGGGGAGAGTGGACAGCTGCGTGACTGGTGGCTAGGAAAGGCTCTGAGAGCTGGCAGCTGCGTGCAGTGTGGAGGAGGGCAGGACAAAGTAGGCCGTGGGACACAGGAGACATGAGCAGGATGTCCTGGGGGTAGGAGGAAGGGTGTCTGCTGCAGGAGGGGGGACCTCGCTGGGATAGGAGACAGAAACCGGGTTACAACTGTCCTGTGCTGCGTCCAAGAGTCTCAAGTTTGTTCTGAAAGCTGCGAAGAGCCACTAAAGGGtccaaagaagagaagagattgACATGTCCAGTCCCTATTTTGGAATCTCGTATTGGCCACAGTGGAGAAAGTCCTAGAAGCAGGTTACACTAGAGGCTGGACAGGGTGCTGGGGGATGAGGAGATTTAGGGTGGTAATGGTGAGTGTCTGAAGCCAAAGGGATCAACGATGTGTTGGAAGCCGTGCCTGTTACTCCAGTTCAACTGTCAGTAGAGTCCAGTAGCTCAGTGTACAGGCTCTGCATTTCGTAGGAAAATGTGTGCACGGAGGACTCATAGTGCTCTTACTTTCTTCAGAATTCTTTGTTGCTTGAAGCTGTGTGGCATCTTCACGTACAAAACCTTGTGAGCCTCCAGGAGCTGTTGGAAAGGTAGTGTACCAGTGATGATTTAACATTATCTTAGTATTACaggatttattttttgtaatctAGCCTTTATGACTTACTTATATATCAAAGCCAAAATCACTGAAACTCTTAGTTCATTATTTAAAGAGaacatttgttataatcaaaGTCTTTGTCATGCACAAACTTGGTAATGTTTTCTTTGTATAAGATATATCATGGGAGGGGCGCTTGGGGGGCTCaatcggtgaagcgtctgccttcagctcaggtcatgatctcggggtcctgagatcaagccccgcatcgggctccctgctcaggagtctgcttctccccctgcttgtgctctctctctctctgtcaaataaataaacaaaatcttaaaaaaaaaaaagataggggataaattttttttttttttaagattttatttttaagtaatgtctatacCCAGCTCGGgacttaaactcacaaccctgagatcaagagtcacacactctactacctaagccagccaggtgctcttgtaataaaatattttaaaaaattaggtgcctgggtggctcagtcagttaagtgcctgccttcggctcaggtcatgatctcagggtcctgggatcgagccccgcatcgggctccctgctcaacaggaggcctgcttctccctctcctgctccccctgcttgtgctctctttctcagataaataaaatcttttttttttttttaaggttttatttatttatttgacagagagacacagcgagagagggaacacaagcagagggagagggagaagcaggcttcccgccgagcagggagcccgatgcggggctcgatcccaggaccctgggatcatgacctgagccgaaggcagatgcttaacaactgagccacccaggtgcccctaggaaaaaatttttttttaagattttatttgagagagagagagcatgagttgggtggaggggagaggcagagggagagggagaagcagggtcccagcTGAGTCGAGGAGCCTGATACAGCGCTCAttggtcctgggatcatgacccgaaggcagatgcttaactgactgggccacccaagtgccccatagaaaatttttttaaaaatttaaaaagagacattCAGGTAAATATGGTTGGTGGAATGTGTGTacctacttttatttcttcctgaaatcCCACCAAGAGTAAGGAAAGTGACTTTATGTAAAGATAACCCcctaaggggagcctgggtggctcagttggttaagcgactgccttcggctcgggtcatgatcctggagtccctggatcgagtcccgcatcgggctccctgctcggcagggagtctgcttctccctctgaccctcccccctctcatgtgctctctctttctctctctctctcacactctctcaaataaatgaataactaaaatctttaaaaaaataaaaaaataaagataacccCCTAAAGAGGGCAAGTGTAGGAGAAGAGCTAGGAGAAGCAAAGGTTtggaagcagaaggcagacagacCTGTGGTAAACGACTTAGGAAACCTGAGATAGACTTGCCCTAAGCCAGTAGGTGCGGCTGTTCACTCTGTTCCTGGAAGACCACAGGATGGGAGTGCCGAGCACTTCTAATGGAAGGTGAAGGAGAGGGACTCAGTATGTCTGAAAGCACATAGAAGAGGCGTTTGGAGCTTTGCCTGCCGTGCTCTCGGCAGCCAGGCATTGCTCCTTCCCCAGCCAGACAGAAAGCCGGGATTTGTATATTTGTCATCTGGTCAGGAACAACTGAGGGTCTAGTTTGGGGAACCCTGAAGCACAGTTGAAAAGGCTGTGTTGAAACCAGTGGCGTTGTGAGGTGTGGGTCACATCTGGATTTGAAAAGTTGGATCTTCACCTTATAGCAAAACAAGTCTAGGTGaatcaaagggggaaaaatgaaattatgaaagTACTAGAAGAAATCGTGGAAGATGTTTCTATAATCTTGGAGAGGGAAAGGCCTAACTATGATAAAAGCCCCAGGACTTAGAGAAGATTGACAAGTCTAACTATGAAAAACATATTTCCTGACCTATGCACTCACTAGGCATAGGGGGGTtaaaaaaggcatccagattggaatggaaaaagtaaaactattcgCAGAGGACATCATCTTGCATATTGAATACCCTAAGGAACCCACACTGAAAGATATTAGAGCTAATTAGCAAGTTTAGCAAGGTTGGAGGAAACAACCTCAATATGCAAAAGTCAGTGGTGTTTTTATACAATaacaacaatctgaaaaggaagttaaaatttcatttggggcacttggctggctccgtctgaagagcctgtgactcttgatctcggggtcatgagttcgagccccaagttgggtatagagatgattTACATaaaccaaactttaaaaaaaaaatttcatttaaaagaacattgaaattaataaattaggaataaaataaaagaagtgcaagacttgtacaccagaaactataaaacataattaagagaaattaagagcTAAAGAAatagacattccatgttcatggattggaacacTTAATATTATTAGGATAGCAGTATCCCTGCCAAACTGATTTATGCATGCAGTATAATCTCCATCAGAATCTAACTCGGCTTTTTTACATacattgacaagctgattctgaTACTGAACTGGAGATGcaagggaccctgaatagcccAAAATTCTTCAGAGAACAACATTGGGGGATTCACAGGTCCTGTTTTCCAAACTTATTACAGAGCTGGACTGTGGTGCTGGCCTAAGGGTAGACCTAGAGCAGTGGAATAGCATTTCTAGTACAGATGTAAaccctgaatattttttttaaagatttatttatttattttagagagcgagagcatgagcagaaggggcagagggagatagagagtcccaagcagactccacgctgagcgcagagcccgatgtggggctcgatctcaagaccctgagatcatgacctgagccaaaaccaagagtcagatgctcaacccactgagctacccaggcgcccctgtcaattgatttttgaccagggtgccaagaccattgaatggaggggaaaatggtccattcaacaaatggtattgggacaactggacatGTACATGCAAAGAATGAGGTCGGACCCCTGCTTCACACCACACATAGCAACTAAGTCACAGTGCGTCTAAGATCTCAGTGTAAGAGCTAAAGCCATAAAACCTCTAGAAGAAAACCTAGGGTTACGTCTGCATGAGCTTGGATTAGGCAATTGTTTCCTGGACAAGATGCCTAAAACTCATGcaacagaagaaaatgtagaagGAAAATTATGCTTCATCAAGTTTTAAAACGTGTGTGTGTCAACACTGTTAAGACCATGAAAAGACCATGCACAGAATGGGAGACATTaattgcaaatcacatatctgataatcTAGTATCTAGAGTAAAGAACTCTTGTAGCTcaacaataaaagcaaataattcaattaaaaatggaccaaggatttcttttttttttttttttaaagattttatttatttatttgagagagagagaatgagagacagagagcatgagagggaggggggtcagagggagaagcagactccctgccgagcagggagcccgatgcgggactcgatcccgggactccaggatcatgacctgagccgaagg
This region includes:
- the FANCA gene encoding Fanconi anemia group A protein isoform X9, with protein sequence MSESRSQDAASDLGSGSRRRTWAELLAGRVKRQRQGLGREHELQESAVRLLRRHLNLNDLLLEVEGSACKTLCLNQLMDPEASADLSSSFIGSALRDEASRLGVPVAVLSSQTVASSIVQICASSGETSHRVLLNAEQRKKMSSLLEVAQYLLAHSMFSRFSFCQDLWEVRNSLLLEAVWHLHVQNLVSLQELLESHADTQATVAWLFRDLCVLCEQMEASTQHTDIARAMLSDFVQLFVLRGFQKNSDLRSVEPAQMAQLAMAVLQRMLMFALEALATGLQDESPAYRAVKSWFGVFCGHTYGAAVSTDVPKRFFSHTLTQVLTHKPVLRERLELREDPPFANQSVPQALRGTASRGGGWPLTRSSGDTRGELAARALLCVYTGDLLT